A region of the Acidobacteriota bacterium genome:
GCTCGATGCGCAATTGATCGCTTTGCCTGATTTGGTTGGCCGTGCCGCCTTGATTCAACAAACCGCTGCTGAGGGAGCTTTGCTGCCACGGCTGGAAAAGTTGCTTGCCAATTTGCAAAAGCACCACACCCGTTATGACCTTGCGACGTTGCGCCAACTCATTCACCAACTCAAATTCCCCAATCCTTAACCCCACCACGTTATGCCTGACACCACTACCATCATCGAAGAAGAAATTCGCCTGAAAGAAGCACGCGCCCGGCGCGGCCATTGGAAACGCTGGGGCCCTTATTTGAGCGAACGCGCCTGGGGTACGGTGCGCGAGGATTATTCGCCCGATGGCGCGGCGTGGGATTACCTGCCGCACGATCAGGCACGGTCAAAGGCGTATCGCTGGGGCGAGGATGGGTTGGGCGGCATCTGTGATCGGCGGCAGCAGATTTGTTTTGCCTTGGCGCTGTGGAATGGGCACGACCCGTTTTTGAAGGAACGGCTGTTTGGCCTGACCGGCCAGCAGGGAAATCACGGCGAAGACGTGAAGGAGTATTACTACTACCTGGATTCGACGCCGACGCATTCGTACATGAAGTTTTTGTACAAGTATCCGCAACGCACGTTTCCCTACGAACAACTGGTTGAAATGAACCGGCGGTGGAGCAAGCACGACCCTGAATTTGAATTGCTCGATACGGGCGTTTTTGCAGAGGATCGCTACTTCGATGTGTTTGTCGAATACGCCAAGGCCACGGTCGAAGACATGTTGATCCGCGTGACAGTGGTGAATCGCGGGCCTGAAGTCGCTGAGTTGCACGTGTTGCCGACCGTGTGGTTTCGCAACACCTGGTCGTGGGGCGGCAACGCGCCGCAGCCGCGCATGGAAGAGGTCGAGAGTTTGCCGGACACCCAGGCGATTCACCTGGAGCATCCCGCGCGCAGCAAACGCTGGCTGGTATGCGAAGGCGCACCGGAATTGTTGTTCACCGAAAACGAAACCAACGCGCAACGGCTTTACGGCGTGCCGAATCACACGCCCTTCGTCAAAGACGGCATCAATGATTGCGTGGTCAACGGGCGGCGCGAAGCCGTCAATCCGAATCAATTCGGCACCAAGGCGGCGGCGCGTTATCACTTGAATATTGGCGCGGGCGAGAGCGTGACGCTCAAGTTGCGTCTGTCGAATGACGAGCCGGCGGAGGCGGGCTTCGGTCATTTGTTCGACGAGATGTTTGCCAAACGTTTGGCCGAGGCAGATGAGTTCTATGAATTGCGTGCGCCCGAAGGTGTGCCGCCCGGCCCCTTGCTGGACGATTTGAAAAACGTGCAGCGCCAGGCTTTCGCCGGGTTGTTGTGGTCGAAACAGTTTTATTACTACCACGTGCGGGACTGGCTGCGCGGCGATCCGGGCCAGCCTGTGCCACCGGCGGCGCGGTTGGACGGGCGCAACTGCAATTGGCAACACCTCTATTGCGAGAACATCATCTCGATGCCGGATAAGTGGGAGTACCCCTGGTTCGCCGCGTGGGACTTGGCCTTTCACTGCATCCCGCTCGCGCTGATTGACGCCGACTTTGCCAAAGAGCAACTGTTGTTGATGCTGCGCGAATGGTACATGCATCCGAACGGGCAGATACCGGCCTATGAATGGGCCTTTGGCGACGTCAATCCGCCGGTGCACGCCTGGGCGGCCTGGCGCGTTTATCGCATCGAACAAAAAAACACGGGCATTGCCGATCACACCTTTCTCGAAAAAGTCTTCCACAAGTTGCTCATCAACTTCACCTGGTGGGTCAATCGCAAAGACCGCGAAGGCAACAACGTTTTTGAAGGCGGTTTTCTGGGCTTGGATAACATCGGCGTGTTTGACCGCAGCGCCGCGCTACCCACGGGCGGACACATCGAACAGTCCGATGCGACGAGTTGGATGGGCATGTATTGCCTGAACATGATGGTCATCGCGCTGGAACTCGCCAAAACCAATCCGGCTTATGAGGACGTAGCGTCGAAATTCCTCGAACACTTTGTCTACATTTCCGCCGCGATGAACAACGTGGGCGGCGAAGAGTTGTGGGATGAGACGGACGGCTTTTATTACGACGTGCTGCAATTGCCCAACGGCCAGCGCTTCCCGATGCGCGTGCGTTCGATGGTCAGTTTGATTCCGCTCTTTGCGGTCGAAAGCCTGGAACCGGAACTGCTGGATCAACACGAAGGCTTCCACGAGCGCATGCAATGGTTCATTGACACCGTGCCCGAACTCGGCCAGTTCATCGCCTCGCAGCGCAAACGCACGGGCTTGCGCCGCTTCTTTTCACTGGTCAGCGCCGAGCGGCTGAAACGCGTCTTGCAAGTGATGCTGGACGAGACGGAATTTCTCTCACCCTACGGCATTCGCTCGCTGTCGAAATACCACGAACAGCGGCCCTATTTGCTGACGGTAGACGGGCAGCAGCATCGGGTGGACTACGAGCCGGCGGAATCGCGGTCGGGGCTGTTCGGCGGCAACTCGAACTGGCGCGGGCCGGTGTGGTTCCCGGTCAACTTCCTGATCATCGAATCGTTGCAGAAATTCCACTTCTATCTCGGCAACGATTTCCTGGTTGAATACCCGACCGGGTCTGGGCACATGCTGAACCTGTGGGACGTGAGCATCGAATTGTCGCGGCGGCTGACACATCTGTTTTTGCGCGATGGAGAAGGGCAACGCCCCACCTTTGGCCCCAACCCGAAGTTTCAAAACGATCCGCATTGGCGCGATCATTTGTTGTTTTATGAATACTTCCACGGCGATACCGGCGCGGGGCTGGGCGCGAGTCATCAGACGGGCTGGACGGGGCTGGTGGCGAAGCTCATTCAGCAGGTCTATTCGCAGAAACGCACGAAGGCGACAGGATTGCTTGATCCGAAGTTTATGGCGGGCGTGAAGGGTGATGAGAAGGGATAGGGATTATGAGGGTTGAGAAGCTCCGTTACTACTTTGCAAAAGCAGATGATTCGCCTTTTCTCTCACGACTTGTAGTTGTTTTGTTATTGCCGGTGGTGGCGTTGCTGCTTTGTGGAGTCGTTGAAATTTTCGAGTATCTTCACTATCCCACTGCCGATAATGTCGAAGCGGCAATCCGCCAGCAACTACCAAGCGGTACGGATAAAGCAGTGGTTGTCCAGTTTCTCCACCAATACAAATTCAGCTTCAGTGATGGCTCAGCCGATGAATGGGCAAAGTCGTTTTCAGATTTTCATAAACCCAGGATTGAAGCGAAAATCGGCCTCATTAAGAGTTACATTAAAGGCAACACAACTGTAGCAGAGCCGTTCAGCCTAGGTGGCTGCTGGTCTGAGGTGACCTTCTTCTTTGACGTTGATGGAAAGCTGATTGATTCAGTGGTAAGCGAACACTGCGATTCACTTTGACGATGGTGGCAAGAACTCACCACCAATCTTTGCTCACAGCCTTGAGTAACCTATCACTTTTGATGGCGAGGTGCGATTCGTCCCAAACTGCCCGGCCATTCCTTACTAAAATCGCTTGCGGTGATTCGTGTTGAATACCTGTGACACGCTCTAGTTGGTCGCTCACCTCGCGCGCCGTTTGCACGACGATCAAGGCGTGCTGAACAGAGGCGCTAGCCTCAGATGCCAGATACTTTTCAAATTCGCCAAGGGCGCGCGAACTGATGGGACAGGCGTTGCTGTGTTTGAAAAAGAGCACCGGTTGTTGATGCGAGGCCTGCAACAGATCGGTAAGCCCCGCGAGCGAAGTAAGTTCTTGATATTCAGGCATGGAAATTAATTCAGATTACCTCCACGACATGGATAGCATCCACGCGCGGGGCGCGGCAAGCGCCCAGTTTGGTTGGCCTGCCGGGGAGTTCGGTTTATCATCCGCGTGGAGGTCAAAGATGCATTCACAAGTTGTTATCGAAGAGCACGAAATGCCGCCGGAATTGGGACGGCTGTTCGAGCAGGCGCGGCGCAACCTGCTTTGGTTCAGCGAGAATGCCGAGCGGCTGGAGGTGTTTAATCGCTATCTCGGACGCTGTGTGGCGGCGACGGGCGGGGGAGCTGTTTGTCGGCGATAGCCGCGAAGAAGTCGAACGCCTGGCGCGCTCGAAATACCCTGACGACACGCCACATATCCGCCGCATTCCTTCAGCAAAGCGAGCTTGGATTTATGCAAATCAAGGGTGAATGGCTGCGCCTTGTGACGATGGTGTGGTCAGACCGCTCGTGCAGGGCGCGGTGTTGCTGGCAAACGGCCAATGGTATGAAGTCACGTTTCTACTGGACGGCGGCGCTGACCGCACAGTTTTCAGCGATGACTTTTTAGCTGTGTTGCGCCCGCTGGTGGTGGCTGAGGCCGAGCCGCTAGGTCTGACCGGCATTGGCGGCGCGGCGGATTCGCTGACGATTGAAACCTCGCTGCAATTCACCCGCGACGATGGCAGCGTGGTTACGGTACGCGGCGCATATTCTGTCTTTGCCGTAAACAGCGGAACCGACTTGGCTGTACTGGGCCGTGATGTAACCAATAATTTCGGTGTCATATACGACTATCCCAACTGGACAGTCGCGCTGCTCGCGCC
Encoded here:
- a CDS encoding glucosidase; this encodes MPDTTTIIEEEIRLKEARARRGHWKRWGPYLSERAWGTVREDYSPDGAAWDYLPHDQARSKAYRWGEDGLGGICDRRQQICFALALWNGHDPFLKERLFGLTGQQGNHGEDVKEYYYYLDSTPTHSYMKFLYKYPQRTFPYEQLVEMNRRWSKHDPEFELLDTGVFAEDRYFDVFVEYAKATVEDMLIRVTVVNRGPEVAELHVLPTVWFRNTWSWGGNAPQPRMEEVESLPDTQAIHLEHPARSKRWLVCEGAPELLFTENETNAQRLYGVPNHTPFVKDGINDCVVNGRREAVNPNQFGTKAAARYHLNIGAGESVTLKLRLSNDEPAEAGFGHLFDEMFAKRLAEADEFYELRAPEGVPPGPLLDDLKNVQRQAFAGLLWSKQFYYYHVRDWLRGDPGQPVPPAARLDGRNCNWQHLYCENIISMPDKWEYPWFAAWDLAFHCIPLALIDADFAKEQLLLMLREWYMHPNGQIPAYEWAFGDVNPPVHAWAAWRVYRIEQKNTGIADHTFLEKVFHKLLINFTWWVNRKDREGNNVFEGGFLGLDNIGVFDRSAALPTGGHIEQSDATSWMGMYCLNMMVIALELAKTNPAYEDVASKFLEHFVYISAAMNNVGGEELWDETDGFYYDVLQLPNGQRFPMRVRSMVSLIPLFAVESLEPELLDQHEGFHERMQWFIDTVPELGQFIASQRKRTGLRRFFSLVSAERLKRVLQVMLDETEFLSPYGIRSLSKYHEQRPYLLTVDGQQHRVDYEPAESRSGLFGGNSNWRGPVWFPVNFLIIESLQKFHFYLGNDFLVEYPTGSGHMLNLWDVSIELSRRLTHLFLRDGEGQRPTFGPNPKFQNDPHWRDHLLFYEYFHGDTGAGLGASHQTGWTGLVAKLIQQVYSQKRTKATGLLDPKFMAGVKGDEKG
- the ytxJ gene encoding bacillithiol system redox-active protein YtxJ, with translation MPEYQELTSLAGLTDLLQASHQQPVLFFKHSNACPISSRALGEFEKYLASEASASVQHALIVVQTAREVSDQLERVTGIQHESPQAILVRNGRAVWDESHLAIKSDRLLKAVSKDWW